A single genomic interval of Rhodopseudomonas palustris harbors:
- a CDS encoding formamidase: MASTGSVSAWDEALLVAMIQYPVPVVSGPEDIQIQVKQICRAVDTTKAGYPDLDLIVFPEYSTQGLNTAIWTYDEMLLTVDSPEIGAFKQACKRNKVWGVFSLMERNDDPSLPPFNTAIIINADGELALHYRKLQPWVPIEPWSPGNYGMPVCDGPKGSKLAVCICHDGMFPELAREAAYKGANVYIRISGYSTQVNDQWIWTNRTNAWQNLMYTMSVNLAGYDGVFYYFGEGTVCNYDGNVIQQGHRNPWEIVTAELFPRLVDKARENWALENNIFNLGCRAYVGKPGGEKANYLTWVRDLAEGNYKLPWDDKIKVRDGWKYYPDGVKLGPMPKPIAAE; this comes from the coding sequence ATGGCAAGTACCGGAAGCGTAAGCGCGTGGGACGAAGCCCTGCTCGTTGCGATGATCCAATATCCCGTGCCGGTGGTCAGCGGGCCGGAGGATATCCAAATCCAGGTCAAGCAGATCTGCCGCGCGGTCGACACCACCAAAGCCGGCTACCCCGATCTCGATCTGATCGTGTTCCCCGAATATTCGACCCAGGGTCTCAACACCGCGATCTGGACCTACGACGAGATGCTGCTGACGGTGGATTCGCCGGAGATCGGCGCGTTCAAGCAGGCGTGCAAGCGCAACAAGGTCTGGGGCGTGTTCTCGCTGATGGAGCGTAACGACGATCCGTCGCTGCCGCCGTTCAACACCGCGATCATCATCAACGCCGACGGCGAACTGGCGCTGCATTATCGCAAGCTGCAGCCGTGGGTGCCGATCGAGCCGTGGTCGCCGGGCAATTACGGCATGCCGGTGTGCGACGGCCCGAAGGGCTCGAAACTCGCGGTCTGCATCTGCCACGACGGCATGTTCCCGGAACTGGCGCGCGAGGCCGCCTACAAGGGCGCCAACGTCTACATCCGGATCTCCGGCTATTCGACCCAGGTCAATGATCAGTGGATCTGGACCAACCGGACCAACGCCTGGCAGAACCTGATGTACACCATGTCGGTCAACCTGGCCGGCTACGACGGCGTGTTCTATTACTTCGGCGAAGGCACGGTGTGCAATTACGACGGCAACGTCATCCAGCAGGGCCACCGCAATCCCTGGGAGATCGTCACCGCCGAACTGTTCCCCCGCCTGGTCGACAAGGCGCGCGAGAACTGGGCGCTGGAGAACAACATCTTCAACCTCGGCTGCCGTGCCTATGTCGGCAAGCCCGGCGGCGAAAAGGCGAACTACCTGACCTGGGTGCGCGACCTCGCCGAAGGCAACTACAAGCTTCCCTGGGACGACAAGATCAAGGTCCGCGACGGCTGGAAGTATTATCCGGACGGCGTCAAGCTCGGCCCGATGCCGAAGCCGATCGCGGCGGAGTAG